The following proteins come from a genomic window of Prionailurus viverrinus isolate Anna chromosome D1, UM_Priviv_1.0, whole genome shotgun sequence:
- the LRRC4C gene encoding leucine-rich repeat-containing protein 4C yields the protein MLNKMTLHPQQIMIGPRFNRALFDPLLVVLLALQLLVVAGLVRAQTCPSVCSCSNQFSKVICVRKNLREVPDGISTNTRLLNLHENQIQIIKVNSFKHLRHLEILQLSRNHIRTIEIGAFNGLANLNTLELFDNRLTTIPNGAFVYLSKLKELWLRNNPIESIPSYAFNRIPSLRRLDLGELKRLSYISEGAFEGLSNLRYLNLAMCNLREIPNLTPLIKLDELDLSGNHLSAIRPGSFQGLMHLQKLWMIQSQIQVIERNAFDNLQSLVEINLAHNNLTLLPHDLFTPLHHLERIHLHHNPWNCNCDILWLSWWIKDMAPSNTACCARCNTPPNLKGRYIGELDQNYFTCYAPVIVEPPADLNVTEGMAAELKCRASTSLTSVSWITPNGTVMTHGAYKVRIAVLSDGTLNFTNVTVQDTGMYTCMVSNSVGNTTASATLNVTAATTTPFSYFSTVTVETMEPSQDEARTTDNNVGPTPVIDWETTNVTTSLTPQSTRSTEKTFTIPVTDINSGIPGIDEVMKTTKIIIGCFVAITLMAAVMLVIFYKMRKQHHRQNHHAPTRTVEIINVDDEITGDTPMESHLPMPAIEHEHLNHYNSYKSPFNHTTTVNTINSIHSSVHEPLLIRMNSKDNVQETQI from the coding sequence ATGTTGAACAAGATGACCTTACATCCACAGCAGATAATGATAGGTCCTAGGTTTAACAGGGCCCTATTCGACCCCCTGCTTGTGGTGCTGCTGGCTCTTCAACTTCTTGTGGTGGCTGGTCTGGTGCGGGCTCAAACCTGCCCTTCTGTCTGCTCCTGCAGCAACCAGTTCAGCAAGGTGATTTGCGTCCGGAAAAACCTACGTGAGGTTCCAGATGGCATCTCCACCAACACTCGACTGCTGAACCTCCATGAGAACCAAATCCAGATCATCAAAGTGAATAGCTTCAAGCACTTGAGGCACCTGGAAATCCTACAATTGAGTAGGAATCATATTAGAACAATTGAAATCGGGGCCTTCAATGGTCTGGCAAACCTCAATACTCTGGAACTCTTTGACAATCGTCTTACCACCATCCCAAATGGAGCTTTTGTATATTTGTCTAAACTGAAGGAGCTCTGGTTGAGAAACAACCCCATTGAAAGCATTCCTTCTTATGCTTTTAACAGAATCCCCTCTTTGCGCCGACTAGACTTAGGGGAATTGAAAAGGCTTTCATACATCTCAGAAGGTGCCTTTGAAGGTCTGTCCAACTTGAGATATTTGAACCTTGCCATGTGCAACCTCCGTGAAATCCCTAACCTTACACCTCTCATAAAACTAGATGAGCTGGATCTTTCTGGGAATCACTTGTCGGCCATCAGGCCTGGCTCTTTCCAGGGACTGATGCACCTTCAAAAACTGTGGATGATACAGTCCCAGATTCAAGTGATCGAACGGAATGCCTTTGATAACCTTCAGTCACTAGTGGAGATAAACTTGGCACACAACAATCTAACATTACTGCCTCATGACCTCTTCACACCCTTGCATCATCTAGAGCGGATACACTTACATCACAACCCTTGGAACTGTAACTGTGACATACTTTGGCTCAGCTGGTGGATAAAAGACATGGCCCCCTCCAACACAGCTTGTTGTGCTCGATGTAACACCCCTCCCAATCTGAAAGGGAGGTACATCGGGGAGCTTGACCAGAATTATTTCACATGCTATGCTCCTGTGATTGTGGAGCCCCCAGCTGACCTCAATGTCACTGAGGGCATGGCAGCTGAGTTGAAATGTCGGGCCTCCACGTCCCTGACCTCTGTATCATGGATTACTCCAAATGGAACGGTCATGACACATGGGGCATACAAAGTGAGGATAGCTGTGCTCAGTGACGGCACATTAAATTTCACGAATGTAACCGTACAAGATACAGGCATGTACACGTGTATGGTGAGTAATTCCGTTGGAAATACCACTGCTTCAGCCACCCTGAATGTTACTGCAGCAACCACTACTCCCTTCTCTTACTTTTCAACCGTCACAGTAGAGACTATGGAACCTTCTCAGGATGAGGCACGGACCACAGATAACAACGTGGGCCCCACTCCAGTGATCGACTGGGAGACCACCAACGTGACCACCTCTCTCACGCCACAGAGCACAAGGTCAACAGAAAAAACATTCACCATCCCAGTGACCGATATAAACAGTGGGATCCCAGGAATTGATGAGGTCATGAAGACCACCAAAATCATCATTGGCTGTTTTGTGGCCATCACACTCATGGCTGCAGTGATGCTGGTCATTTTCTACAAGATGAGGAAGCAGCACCATCGGCAAAACCATCACGCCCCTACAAGAACTGTTGAAATCATTAATGTGGATGATGAGATTACAGGAGACACACCCATGGAAAGCCACCTGCCCATGCCTGCTATTGAGCATGAGCACCTAAATCACTATAACTCTTACAAATCTCCCTTCAACCACACAACAACAGTTAACACAATAAATTCAATACACAGTTCAGTGCATGAACCGTTATTGATCCGAATGAACTCTAAAGACAATGTACAAGAGACTCAAATCTAA